From Watersipora subatra chromosome 2, tzWatSuba1.1, whole genome shotgun sequence, one genomic window encodes:
- the LOC137388358 gene encoding general transcription factor II-I repeat domain-containing protein 2-like, translating into MASARKIRKVDKENRRFNEAWTNLYFFVESNAKCLCLICGETVAVLKAENVKRHYTLKHASTHNRYEGDQRKEKALLLQKNLVSQQNIFRKVDDESKKYAKVSFVIAEKIARNMKPFSEGDFVKECITSAIEILCPEKEKAIKCVSLSRNTITRRIEELAKNTKMQLNELCKNFETYSIAIDESTDITDTPQLAIFVRGVDSTFNITEELLALCPMKGNCTGAAVFKEIDTALEKAGLTYDRLVGIATDGAPAMIGKEQGLRGFIQRKLESLNVSKDQILWYHCIIHQESLCSKIFKFDHVMDNVVKAVNFIRSRALNHRQFRNFLDEINAEFSGIPYFTEIRWLSRGRTLKRFYDIREHVAAFLEAKGNLCINFDDDKWMNDFSFLVDITDKLNELNVRLQGKEKLIHNLFGEVTAFQKKLDLWIAQIADSNYAHFPCLQKQSHISTMNREFFVSELKRMQEEFARRFKDFRACEDQLKFFSMPFDVDPADAPVELQMELNELQSDFDVKSQFLNRNLMDFYKYGLPHTQFPNLTCYAKRFLVLFGSTWMCEYLFSRMQLIKSNKRNSLSDAHLEDELRLALTNIPADIEKLLDDSKQFQVSH; encoded by the coding sequence ATGGCGTCGGCTAGAAAAATCAGAAAAGTAGACAAGGAGAATCGCAGGTTTAACGAAGCATGGACAAATTTGTATTTCTTTGTGGAATCAAATGCAaaatgtctttgtctgatctgTGGTGAAACAGTCGCAGTTCTAAAAGCTGAAAATGTGAAACGGCATTACACATTAAAGCACGCTTCGACCCATAATCGTTATGAAGGAGATCAACGCAAGGAGAAAGCACTTTTACTTCAAAAGAATTTAGTCTCACAACAGAACATTTTTCGGAAAGTAGATGATGAATCGAAAAAGTACGCCAAAGTGAGTTTCGTCATTGCTGAAAAGATTGCACGCAACATGAAACCTTTTTCGGAAGGAGATTTTGTCAAAGAATGTATCACCTCGGCGATTGAAATTCTGTGCCCAGAGAAAGAGAAAGCTATAAAATGTGTTAGCTTGTCGCGTAATACAATAACCCGAAGGATTGAAGAACTGGCCAAAAATACGAAAATGCAGTTGAACGAACTTTGTAAAAACTTCGAAACTTACAGCATTGCCATCGACGAATCTACTGACATTACTGATACACCACAACTGGCGATTTTCGTGAGAGGTGTTGATTCAACTTTTAATATCACTGAAGAATTACTTGCTCTATGCCCCATGAAAGGAAATTGCACGGGTGCTGCTGTTTTCAAAGAAATCGACACTGCACTCGAAAAGGCGGGACTGACTTATGATCGTCTGGTGGGAATTGCTACCGATGGTGCACCGGCCATGATCGGCAAGGAGCAAGGCTTGCGTGGTTTCATCCAAAGAAAACTGGAATCCCTGAATGTGAGTAAAGACCAAATATTGTGGTACCATTGCATTATACATCAGGAATCACTTTGCTCCAAAATCTTTAAGTTTGATCACGTCATGGATAATGTCGTGAAAGCTGTCAACTTCATTAGGAGTCGTGCATTGAATCATCGACAGTTTCGAAATTTTCTCGATGAGATAAACGCCGAATTTTCTGGCATTCCTTACTTTACCGAGATCAGGTGGCTCAGCCGTGGACGTACTTTGAAACGCTTTTACGATATTCGAGAACATGTGGCAGCATTTCTTGAAGCAAAAGGAAATTTATGCATCAATTTTGATGACGACAAATGGATGAATGATTTTTCTTTTCTGGTGGACATTACAGACAAACTGAATGAGTTGAATGTGCGGTTACAAGGAAAAGAAAAACTCATCCATAATTTGTTTGGGGAGGTGACAGCTTTCCAAAAGAAACTGGATTTGTGGATTGCTCAAATTGCTGACAGCAATTATGCCCACTTTCCTTGCCTTCAGAAACAGTCGCACATTTCAACCATGAACCGGGAATTCTTTGTGAGTGAGTTAAAACGGATGCAGGAAGAATTTGCCAGGAGATTTAAGGATTTCCGTGCTTGTGAAGACcagctgaaatttttttcaatgccTTTTGACGTGGATCCTGCTGATGCCCCCGTTGAGCTTCAAATGGAATTGAATGAATTACAAAGTGATTTTGATGTCAAGAGTCAATTTTTAAATAGGAATCTGATGGACTTCTACAAATACGGTCTGCCTCACACTCAATTTCCAAATCTTACATGCTACGCAAAACGCTTTCTCGTTTTGTTCGGTTCGACATGGATGTGTGAATATCTCTTCAGTCGCATGCAATTAATAAAATCGAACAAAAGAAATTCTTTGAGTGACGCTCACCTCGAAGATGAACTCCGACTGGCCTTAACAAATATTCCGGCAGACATCGAAAAGCTTCTTGATGACTCGAAACAATTTCAAGTTTCTCACTGA